aggtccaactcgcacccactcgtgtatttatcaaACCTATTTTGAAAACTACAACGTTTttgcttctatgatggtactcgggagtttgttccactcatccacaaagctattaccaaatcagtgctttcctatatccttcctgaatctgaatttttccaacttgaaaccattgctacgagtcctgtcttggctggatattttcagcacactatttacattatttattcctttttttcttttatacacctcaatcatatcccccctaattctatgcctttctagagaatgcaaattcagggccctcagtttatcctcataaggaagatttctgatacatgggatcaactttgtcatcctcttttgtacgttttccagtgcatttacatccattctgtaatgtgatgaccagaactgtgcagcataatctaaatgaggcctaaccaaggatatacttcttgatatgaagccaaggattctgttagctttattgcaaacactaatgcactgtcttggttttaaattactgtaaagcagaactcctaaatcctttttgcaatcagtagtaagatctacatttagtttatttgtggcatggttattttcctgtccaacatttagaactttgcatttgtctatattaaacctcatctaccacttctccgaccattgcatcagtatattcaaatcatcctagagtgctctaatgtcctcattagaatgaattggacagcctattttggtgtcaacagcaaatttgcttatgtcactatttattccctcatctacatcgtttatataaattgtgaacaatggGCACAACattgacccctgcggaacaccacttgtgacgtgcccccattctgatttctccccatttatgcaaactctctgctgcctatttgtcaaccatgcatctacccagaaaaaaatttctcctattcagtgtgccttaagtttcctcaattgcCTCTGATGCGGaactattgaaagccttactgaagtccatatacactatcatattcattaccatgatcctcctcctcctcctcctcctcctcaaacaccttattgaaaaaagttagtaaattcgtaagacaggactgcccctttgtaaaaccgtgttgagattcattaatcaatttatgcctctcaagatggctacaaattgttTCAGCAATtaatgattccataaattttccccacTATGGAGGCAAGGCTTATAGGTCCATAgctcaaagctaaggacctgtcacctgccttgtaaataggtattacatttgccattttctactaatcaggcactatgccagtttgtattgatatgctgaaaagattagccaaaggtttgctaagttcctctttacattccttgaaaactcttgcaaacaattcatcaggacctggggatttgttaggttttaatttctctatttgtctgagaaccttGTCAttagttaccccaatcgtgcacagtttattatctttctgttctacataatttactaTTTCttgaatttcgctagtatcttcctgggtaaaaacagaggaagtaagtattgaaaatttcacacatttccttatcactgtcagtgatctgacctgagttactcttaagtgggcctatcttgtccctaatcttacttctgtatacctgaaagaaccctttcgaGTTAGTCTTCGAATTCCTTGCATCCTTAGCCTCAATCTCTTTTTgctcttcttattcctttttattttttatttctctttaattgaatatattgatttcttaactgcccatcccctcttttgatacacctatatatgcctctcttttgaccaatgagatgttttaatctattgttcatccatttgggatcatttttgttagatctaatttccctacttggaacaaaagttgtctgggcagctgaaCTATGAtctgaaaaacatcatattggcaaccaccaccacctacctgacccagagtcaggtcatcccaatttagccaacccaggtaatttctcagtcccatgaaattggccaagcAAAAGTCTGAGACAGATATATAGatagcagttatctgggtaattccacgatatactgaaactaagtgatttgtgatcgctttccccaagctcatcattaacctcaagattattaattagtgattttttgttggcaaaaaccaagtcaagcagattgtttcctctagttggttctgtcacaaactgttttaaccctttgactgttttggtcgtatatatacgtcttacgaggtaccgtgtttgacgtatatatactcaaattctagcggcttcaaatcaagcaggagaaagctggtaggcccacatgcaagagaatgggtctgtgtggtaagtgtgcaccacataagaaaaatcctggagcacgcagtgcataatgagaaaaaaaaactccaacttttttttttttcttttttaattaaaatgccaactttgtggtctatttttgtatagtatttatggttgttttcttgttttcatggtctcatttgatagaatggaaaacatattatagaaatagaggtgattttgattggtttaactataaaaagaacctggaaatggagctcaaagtaggggacaTGTTTgacttttgccgatgttcaaaagtaaacaaatgatgtcattgtccaataaatgtccaactagccattctaatatgcagtcatgaatgggttgacattatttgtacaattattacagtattggagtagtctgcataacagtaaatcttctatttttttatttgaataaaaattcaaaatagaaagcaagagtaatatcagaggggcctggagatgtgactgatgaacacagaaaatgttattttagagccaggattgtctgcattgttcattctggaccctattttgaaattgtcattttttaattttcgtgaaattggccaaattgcaaatttctgaccacattattgggtagttaaaattggtaaatgggcagtttcttgtactcaatcgatagaaaaaatggagttctaaagaaatagctacgagtttggtcgactgaataatggaattagccgaaaacagggctcaaattgggcaaaatcgccaatttgtaaatatcactgATGTTGCTAATTTCACAAGTGCgcaattccgtcagttttccattaagtttcgttttttttttttttttggtgtcattacaatcgggaaaagattctctatcatttcataagattttttttttttttttgaaattttgcgacacctcAAGAttaggggttgcgacagtcaaggggttaaaaagcaatcctgaaatgtatcaagaaagtcactagacttaagatttcctgtcacacagttccaatcaatttgtcttaaTTTAAAATATGTTTGCAAACTAAAAGATTAACAAAATGGATTACAAGTAGTGAAATGCTAAACTCGCTAGAAAATCAAAGACAACAGATTAAACATCACAATCAAGACAACACAAATGTAGCTCTGCTTCTGCAGCTACAAATAGGTAACTACATTAAAATTAAAATACGTATCATGTATTAATACTGAAGCATTAACTTGTAGTGTCCAATTAAGGTATTCCTAAGACTAGACTAAAATAAGCTAGGTAAAGGTAAGAGTTCCAGTTATAAAATATATGCAAAAACTCTGCCTAACATCTGCAGAGAAAGTCAATACAAACGGTATTACCTTAAAATAGAACATTGACAAGCAATTTAAGCTTAAAAATTCAAGTACCGTATAGTAATAGTATACCTTTGTGAGAAtttgcaagagagctcattgttagttGGTGTAGAAGAGACTGCTGTGaagaatgctgctgctgctgctgctgctgctgctgctgctgctggtggtggtggtggtgatggtggtggtgttgctgctgctgctgatggtggtgctgttgatgggcCATATTTAGGAAATTTGTTAATGGGTTGTTTTGCGAGGTTGGGTTATTAGTTCCTCCAGCAAGTGAATTTAATGTGTTCACTGTATTAAGTGTGTTCATAGTGCTCACTGAGCTGATGGCTGGGAATATATTGCGGAGGCCGTTTTCTAAGTCTTTGAGGAGGAACGCATCGCCTTTGGGCAACTCTATACCTGGCGGACCTTGTGAGGCACTAAGAGGTGTGTCCATACTTAAGAGGGAGGCAGTTGATAGCAAGTGAGGGGGTAAACCATTACTGAGTCCCCCTggtaaaccaccactaccaagccCATTAGTGGTGCTATTACTAAGTAGACTTCCACCCAAACCTGGAGGTACACCTAAACCACTAGATCCCACCAAGCCATTGAGCGTTGGAGGTACAGAAGAGGTGGAACCAAGTCCAGGAGTGCCCAGGTTGGGAGTCCCTGTTATCCCACCTAAGAATGGTGGCAGCAGTTTACTGGGCTCGGTCTGATTTTGTCTCGGCATACTATATGAATTAAAACTGTTTAAACCATTAAAGCCTGGTGGTGGCAATCTAGCTCGAGACTGTCCACTAGGCGTTGAATAGTCCATCAATGCTTTTAGACCAGCTCTtaattgctgctgttgatgttgttgatgattatgatgattgtggtgatgctgctgttgctggtgatggtggtggtggtgatggtggtggtggtgagactgtAGCTGggtttgatgttggtgttgactgAACTGTTGCTGATGCCGCtgaagctgctgctgcttttgttcaATTTTTATATCTTCGGCTAATGCTTTGTTTGTTTCTTCGAATGGGTCAAAACCTAACTCATCATCAGCTAAATTAACTCCTGTCATGTCTTCACTCTTTTCAAAATCAAATATGCAATTCCAAGTACTATGCGAGTGATTTTGAGAGGGAAACATATCCATATCAAATACTTCAGATGGTTTGCTGGCCCAATCTGTAAAAAGTTAAAAGTAATTTTAAAACCACTGTACATACATCACTTCCTCCTCTTGATATTTCAAAACTATGAAAAGTTTTTTCCCAGCACAatggctgaaaaaaaaaaaatataaatttatccAACACTCTGGAATAGTACTTTTTTGAGCTATACAAGTTTTAAAGGATCTAGTATACAATATcaaaaaattttcatttttttgtaAGTAGATCAGTCTGAGTATATTCAATTTACTATTTTTCTATGAAAAAAACTGCCATCAGTGGATGTCTCATACACAAGAAAACAGACTTCAAGCATAAATGCACTAGATTCCTACCAGAGGTGGTGTCATGTGAATTCTGATGACTGTTATGATTGTTGTGAAGTTGACAATTCTGTTGTGAAAATGCtggtggaaggggtggtggtgttcgCTGGAGAGGAAGTGATGGCCCAGAAGAGAAGAAACTGTTACTGTTATCCGAGAAgagggaggcagcagcagcagcagaacaggaAAACTGTTGCGGTAGTGGGAGTGATGACGACGGTTCGGAGGAAGACGATAACGAGGAGGGGGGAGTGGGTAATGGAGAGTTCTCTTCTTGACATAAATCCTGTACACAtgacactggtacaggtgatgaAGAACAaggtggaggagagggtggaAGAAGAGGGTTATCAAAGGATGGGGGTGGGGTAGTAGAAGCAGAAGACGTGCAGCTCTCATgacctgatgatggtgatgtggcCACAGGGCTAACACTGTGACTCATCATATCTACACTCAAGCCAttactacagctgctactgcttCCACTTGAGCTaccattgctgttgctgctgctgctactactgctgctgctgctggtattgcaaGATCGATCTCTCTCTTTACTCCCTCTGTAATATAAAATTGCTTTCATCAATGCAAAATATTTGCTTTATCGTCATAATTCTACAATCTAATACAAGCCCAATACATAAGTCTTTTACTAGGTAGAATAAAACCATTCATTAAAACCTTCCTATGAAAGGGTAAAGATTAAAACCTATTTAAGAAACAGTGCTCAAAGGACCAACTTTGTTGTACCGTCTCAAAATAGTTTCTTTAAATTAATCCCTTTTCCATCAAGGCTGGGTGACACAATAAAGGAaacactccccaccactcacTTTAGCAATCATGCCAGAAGTGCAAAGATATCACAATTTAAATGACCCTCTAAAGTTCTAAACCACAATGTCCCCACCCATTCTTCAGTGCAGACACTATGTACTTAGCACCTGCACTAGTCCTACACTGTTTAACCCCTTCATAGAAGTTAACTTGCCCACAGGTCAAACCCAGAAAACCTTTCCTGTGTTATTGTGGGGTAATTAAATAATCTTGatacaccctgccttggtgggagacggccgacttgttgagaaagaggaaaggaaaaaaaaaaaagcattttaTTTGGATCCAGGCAATAGTTCTGAAGTTTTTATTTGAATTTTCCAAAATGCtgcatattaatatttttttttttaacaggaaACATCTCAACTGGTTGAAGTTCACACGATTCAGTAAGCCAATATTTTCTCGTCACTGCCTTGGTTGAAGTGGAGGAGGACAAAATTCATGTAGACATCTATCACTTCAACCATTACCACAAGGAACAAATTAAAATGTAATggtcataaaaaaataaaaatatcaatGATACTTGCTAATAAAGGGATTCCCTTGATAAAAATGAAAAAATCAGttaaatgaaataccaaaaactTACcttttattattgttaatattactgttattattgggTTCGTCTATCGGCGTGTGTCTTGCCGAGCAGTTACTTCTATCAGATTTACTGCCTTTCGATTTTTTACTCTCTTTAGTAGCTACAGCACTGAGCGATGGCCAAGCCTCACCAGAGTTAGTATTCGGATTATTTGTATCTTGATTTTTGGGGGCAGTATTTTCTTTACCCCCTCCTGATGTTCTTTTATTCGAATTGGAATTTCCTGCGGTGGTTGCTTGAGGTGGAGATACAGTCGtgctgaaaaataaaaaaaacattcttGGTGGGAAGTGGTCAGTAATAAAAATTAAATTAACAGTAGGCTTTTCAAAAGCCACAACCACTAAACATTTCCACATACTCCTTGATAGAGTATATG
The Cherax quadricarinatus isolate ZL_2023a chromosome 27, ASM3850222v1, whole genome shotgun sequence genome window above contains:
- the Cnot4 gene encoding alpha-protein kinase 1 isoform X1; translation: MSVLNLSEDMVECPLCMEPLEMDDLNFFPCTCGYQICRFCWHRIRTDENGLCPACRKAYPENPADFKPLSHEDLQRIKQEKRQKDAQRKQKVTENRKHLANVRVVQKNLVFVVGLSTRLADAETLKKPEYFGKFGKIHKVVINHSTSYAGSQGPSASAYVTYQRAEDALRAIQAVNNIHVDGRTLKASLGTTKYCSHFMKNQQCPKPDCMYLHELGDESASFTKEEMQQGKHQEFEKKLQDQYLGNPASEKNSTTVSPPQATTAGNSNSNKRTSGGGKENTAPKNQDTNNPNTNSGEAWPSLSAVATKESKKSKGSKSDRSNCSARHTPIDEPNNNSNINNNKRGSKERDRSCNTSSSSSSSSSSNSNGSSSGSSSSCSNGLSVDMMSHSVSPVATSPSSGHESCTSSASTTPPPSFDNPLLPPSPPPCSSSPVPVSCVQDLCQEENSPLPTPPSSLSSSSEPSSSLPLPQQFSCSAAAAASLFSDNSNSFFSSGPSLPLQRTPPPLPPAFSQQNCQLHNNHNSHQNSHDTTSDWASKPSEVFDMDMFPSQNHSHSTWNCIFDFEKSEDMTGVNLADDELGFDPFEETNKALAEDIKIEQKQQQLQRHQQQFSQHQHQTQLQSHHHHHHHHHHHQQQQHHHNHHNHQQHQQQQLRAGLKALMDYSTPSGQSRARLPPPGFNGLNSFNSYSMPRQNQTEPSKLLPPFLGGITGTPNLGTPGLGSTSSVPPTLNGLVGSSGLGVPPGLGGSLLSNSTTNGLGSGGLPGGLSNGLPPHLLSTASLLSMDTPLSASQGPPGIELPKGDAFLLKDLENGLRNIFPAISSVSTMNTLNTVNTLNSLAGGTNNPTSQNNPLTNFLNMAHQQHHHQQQQQHHHHHHHHHQQQQQQQQQQQQHSSQQSLLHQLTMSSLANSHKGWNTSVGPDLTVIDPAIVSSGQLTDSRSDSPPHWMKTMEQLTEGGPPHPLWNNLMPYNLTPGLPTGLGPHTSPSGPTAPTQRSVAPMWPPTSPPPGFNSISPLHHPKQHEPHKIESTSYVCLKHPWDRGTHTLPPFE
- the Cnot4 gene encoding alpha-protein kinase 1 isoform X2 — its product is MSVLNLSEDMVECPLCMEPLEMDDLNFFPCTCGYQICRFCWHRIRTDENGLCPACRKAYPENPADFKPLSHEDLQRIKQEKRQKDAQRKQKVTENRKHLANVRVVQKNLVFVVGLSTRLADAETLKKPEYFGKFGKIHKVVINHSTSYAGSQGPSASAYVTYQRAEDALRAIQAVNNIHVDGRTLKASLGTTKYCSHFMKNQQCPKPDCMYLHELGDESASFTKEEMQQGKHQEFEKKLQDQYLGNPASEKNSTTVSPPQATTAGNSNSNKRTSGGGKENTAPKNQDTNNPNTNSGEAWPSLSAVATKESKKSKGSKSDRSNCSARHTPIDEPNNNSNINNNKRGSKERDRSCNTSSSSSSSSSSNSNGSSSGSSSSCSNGLSVDMMSHSVSPVATSPSSGHESCTSSASTTPPPSFDNPLLPPSPPPCSSSPVPVSCVQDLCQEENSPLPTPPSSLSSSSEPSSSLPLPQQFSCSAAAAASLFSDNSNSFFSSGPSLPLQRTPPPLPPAFSQQNCQLHNNHNSHQNSHDTTSDWASKPSEVFDMDMFPSQNHSHSTWNCIFDFEKSEDMTGVNLADDELGFDPFEETNKALAEDIKIEQKQQQLQRHQQQFSQHQHQTQLQSHHHHHHHHHHHQQQQHHHNHHNHQQHQQQQLRAGLKALMDYSTPSGQSRARLPPPGFNGLNSFNSYSMPRQNQTEPSKLLPPFLGGITGTPNLGTPGLGSTSSVPPTLNGLVGSSGLGVPPGLGGSLLSNSTTNGLGSGGLPGGLSNGLPPHLLSTASLLSMDTPLSASQGPPGIELPKGDAFLLKDLENGLRNIFPAISSVSTMNTLNTVNTLNSLAGGTNNPTSQNNPLTNFLNMAHQQHHHQQQQQHHHHHHHHHQQQQQQQQQQQQHSSQQSLLHQLTMSSLANSHKGWNTSVGPDLTVIDPAIVSSGQLTDSRSDSPPHWMKTMEQLTEGGPPHPLWNNLMPYNLTPGLPTGLGPHTSPSGPTAPTQRSVAPMWPPTSPPPGFNSISPLHHPKQHEPHKIEKYFSSKIRH
- the Cnot4 gene encoding alpha-protein kinase 1 isoform X3, which produces MSVLNLSEDMVECPLCMEPLEMDDLNFFPCTCGYQICRFCWHRIRTDENGLCPACRKAYPENPADFKPLSHEDLQRIKQEKRQKDAQRKQKVTENRKHLANVRVVQKNLVFVVGLSTRLADAETLKKPEYFGKFGKIHKVVINHSTSYAGSQGPSASAYVTYQRAEDALRAIQAVNNIHVDGRTLKASLGTTKYCSHFMKNQQCPKPDCMYLHELGDESASFTKEEMQQGKHQEFEKKLQDQYLGNPASEKNSTTVSPPQATTAGNSNSNKRTSGGGKENTAPKNQDTNNPNTNSGEAWPSLSAVATKESKKSKGSKSDRSNCSARHTPIDEPNNNSNINNNKRGSKERDRSCNTSSSSSSSSSSNSNGSSSGSSSSCSNGLSVDMMSHSVSPVATSPSSGHESCTSSASTTPPPSFDNPLLPPSPPPCSSSPVPVSCVQDLCQEENSPLPTPPSSLSSSSEPSSSLPLPQQFSCSAAAAASLFSDNSNSFFSSGPSLPLQRTPPPLPPAFSQQNCQLHNNHNSHQNSHDTTSDWASKPSEVFDMDMFPSQNHSHSTWNCIFDFEKSEDMTGVNLADDELGFDPFEETNKALAEDIKIEQKQQQLQRHQQQFSQHQHQTQLQSHHHHHHHHHHHQQQQHHHNHHNHQQHQQQQLRAGLKALMDYSTPSGQSRARLPPPGFNGLNSFNSYSMPRQNQTEPSKLLPPFLGGITGTPNLGTPGLGSTSSVPPTLNGLVGSSGLGVPPGLGGSLLSNSTTNGLGSGGLPGGLSNGLPPHLLSTASLLSMDTPLSASQGPPGIELPKGDAFLLKDLENGLRNIFPAISSVSTMNTLNTVNTLNSLAGGTNNPTSQNNPLTNFLNMAHQQHHHQQQQQHHHHHHHHHQQQQQQQQQQQQHSSQQSLLHQLTMSSLANSHKGWNTSVGPDLTVIDPAIVSSGQLTDSRSDSPPHWMKTMEQLTEGGPPHPLWNNLMPYNLTPGLPTGLGPHTSPSGPTAPTQRSVAPMWPPTSPPPGFNSISPLHHPKQHEPHKIENL